A window of the Candidatus Neomarinimicrobiota bacterium genome harbors these coding sequences:
- a CDS encoding T9SS type A sorting domain-containing protein, which yields MMKKLLNFLLIGVLLLTSGFAREKPGSTPEPLTKVSVAESPISTVMTINNITLWVRGDGWHEAIVDGSWNGTFPKGKAGLIFSEGMVWGGFVRDGVTPELRVGGSEHGSGNVAGRVLSKGEAVDPDDPDVRPYRVRPDFQTADLTDDAANFYLVPVDEVTGANTEEIHDWYEIDWLNWPWEWGAPYVDRDGNGEYEPDPDGDGIYGELEVDDGDTTYVEDIPGVEGADQTMWIVYNDLDAGRVVGLHGSIPTGLEVQETYWAYALDNPLGNAIFKRVRLIYKGTENTPDDAVIEDMYISQWSDPDLGQYTDDYSGCDTTLSLGYVYNSTNSDAVWDAWGIASPAGGYDFLQGPLLEGIAGEDRNKNGVDDSEDYAIFDLKPVGPGFINLPMTAFVPFIAGSPRTDPTLNAYEGTLQWYNLMRACEPRPGYPACDPILDERGNPTNFELSGDPVLGSGDLDGQPTPWNQRRYPPGDRRITMSSGPFNMAFGDTQEVVVALVGGSGENYLQSVAIMKFNDTFVQEAYDNLFDLPSGPPAPDLRIIAQDQELVLEWESNTEAVAATENSDIKGYLFEGYNVYQLPGAAASKSEAVLLATYDLETSPGYIFQDVFDPDVGVAVNKPVQFGVNSGISWYLRITKDAFTGERLINGKTYYFSVTAYNQNMSLDVSTHALESPHTQSLRAGIPHSPDPQTIYPHSLGDTLEVVDVEGFDDAPVISVLSDPEAPDGEEFEVRFTVNETADTTWWELVRVDVTPETTLVSLSTNLDGVTEYRYLHLGGFVLTVGDVSGGIKSVTEEGNNVVGSNPGGDYYLSGSASDMVAKAIDENDYEIRFTSSGSFALTGPTLPTTDFVQVPFEVWDLGAPDDDSDDMQLFGYFDDAADDGEWNTEGNDPIGGESVFDKIHIAKVGYTSTTDTVSGQDKAKIFFSLDFRPIDKIYVVGSQPQEGTNILLSTYKQIKDGDIKRFSVGTVDRDDEGDTPKERVKRVTVFPNPYLGINTWEISRFQKYVTFSHLPKVVTVKIFTLAGVLVRTLTEEDKSNPDSQFLRWDLTNENDLPVASGIYILHVDMPDIGEETVLKLALVQEQQYLRSY from the coding sequence ATGATGAAGAAACTGTTGAATTTTCTTTTAATAGGAGTTCTTCTTCTTACGTCCGGGTTCGCCCGTGAAAAGCCAGGGTCAACACCAGAGCCCTTGACCAAAGTGAGTGTGGCAGAGTCGCCCATATCGACGGTCATGACTATCAACAATATTACTCTCTGGGTCAGGGGTGATGGGTGGCATGAGGCTATAGTTGACGGTTCATGGAACGGAACATTCCCGAAAGGCAAGGCTGGCTTAATCTTCTCTGAAGGAATGGTGTGGGGTGGCTTTGTTCGTGATGGTGTTACTCCCGAATTGCGGGTTGGTGGCTCGGAACACGGATCGGGTAATGTTGCAGGTCGAGTCCTCTCAAAGGGTGAGGCGGTTGATCCCGATGATCCCGATGTTCGCCCCTACCGGGTACGCCCTGACTTCCAGACAGCCGACCTGACAGATGATGCGGCCAATTTCTACCTCGTCCCTGTTGATGAAGTAACCGGCGCCAATACTGAAGAGATACACGACTGGTATGAGATCGATTGGCTCAACTGGCCTTGGGAATGGGGAGCTCCTTACGTTGACAGGGATGGAAATGGCGAGTATGAGCCTGATCCCGACGGCGATGGCATCTATGGTGAATTGGAAGTCGACGATGGCGATACGACGTATGTTGAAGATATTCCGGGAGTCGAAGGAGCTGATCAAACTATGTGGATTGTCTATAACGATCTCGACGCAGGCAGGGTCGTGGGACTTCACGGTTCCATTCCCACAGGTCTGGAAGTGCAGGAGACATACTGGGCCTACGCCCTCGATAACCCGCTCGGGAATGCCATCTTCAAGAGAGTTCGACTAATCTACAAGGGTACAGAAAACACTCCTGACGACGCCGTCATAGAGGATATGTATATTTCACAGTGGTCAGATCCTGATCTGGGTCAGTACACGGACGATTATTCGGGTTGCGATACAACCTTAAGTCTCGGGTACGTCTATAATTCCACCAACAGCGATGCGGTCTGGGATGCCTGGGGGATAGCATCGCCTGCGGGTGGTTACGATTTCCTTCAGGGACCGCTTCTGGAGGGAATCGCTGGCGAAGACCGCAACAAGAATGGTGTAGACGATTCCGAAGACTACGCCATATTTGATCTGAAACCCGTCGGCCCCGGATTTATTAATCTTCCCATGACGGCCTTTGTTCCCTTTATCGCGGGTTCCCCACGAACCGATCCCACGTTGAATGCTTATGAGGGAACCTTGCAGTGGTACAATTTGATGCGTGCTTGCGAGCCACGGCCGGGATATCCTGCCTGTGACCCCATTCTGGACGAAAGAGGGAATCCAACCAATTTCGAACTTTCAGGGGATCCCGTCCTGGGCAGTGGCGACCTGGATGGACAGCCGACCCCTTGGAATCAGCGTCGCTACCCTCCGGGTGACCGGAGAATAACAATGTCCAGCGGTCCTTTTAATATGGCTTTCGGCGATACGCAGGAAGTGGTGGTCGCTCTCGTTGGAGGCTCGGGAGAGAATTACCTCCAGAGTGTAGCCATTATGAAATTCAATGATACCTTTGTTCAGGAAGCCTACGATAACCTGTTCGACTTGCCGAGCGGTCCCCCCGCGCCGGATCTGAGGATCATTGCACAGGACCAGGAGCTTGTCCTTGAGTGGGAGTCAAACACGGAAGCTGTGGCCGCCACGGAAAACAGCGACATCAAGGGATATTTGTTTGAGGGATACAACGTTTATCAGTTGCCCGGCGCCGCTGCATCCAAGAGTGAAGCGGTTCTTCTGGCCACCTATGACCTTGAAACGTCACCCGGGTACATCTTCCAGGATGTATTCGATCCTGACGTGGGTGTGGCCGTCAATAAGCCTGTTCAGTTTGGTGTTAACAGTGGAATCTCGTGGTACCTGAGGATCACGAAAGATGCGTTTACAGGGGAGAGACTGATCAACGGGAAAACATACTATTTTTCTGTGACGGCTTACAACCAGAATATGAGTCTAGATGTGTCCACCCACGCGCTGGAAAGTCCCCATACGCAATCGCTGCGGGCAGGCATTCCCCACTCACCGGATCCACAGACCATCTATCCACATTCCCTTGGAGACACCTTGGAAGTGGTGGACGTCGAGGGATTCGATGATGCCCCGGTGATCTCCGTGCTCTCGGATCCTGAAGCCCCTGATGGGGAGGAATTTGAGGTGCGCTTTACGGTGAATGAGACGGCAGACACGACGTGGTGGGAATTGGTACGAGTGGATGTTACGCCGGAAACCACCCTCGTCTCCCTCTCCACTAACCTGGATGGAGTAACAGAATATCGATACCTACACCTGGGTGGTTTTGTCTTGACGGTTGGCGATGTGTCAGGGGGGATCAAATCGGTGACGGAAGAAGGGAATAACGTCGTGGGATCGAACCCGGGTGGTGATTACTACCTTTCCGGTTCAGCCTCCGATATGGTGGCGAAGGCCATTGATGAGAACGATTATGAAATCCGGTTTACGTCGAGCGGCAGCTTCGCCCTCACAGGACCGACGCTTCCCACAACAGACTTTGTTCAGGTCCCCTTTGAAGTATGGGACCTCGGCGCACCGGATGACGATTCGGACGACATGCAACTTTTCGGCTACTTCGATGACGCAGCGGATGACGGGGAATGGAATACGGAAGGAAACGACCCCATTGGTGGGGAATCCGTCTTCGACAAGATCCACATAGCAAAGGTGGGTTATACCTCCACCACGGATACAGTGTCGGGCCAGGACAAGGCTAAGATCTTTTTCTCTCTGGATTTCAGACCCATCGATAAGATTTACGTTGTGGGATCCCAACCGCAAGAAGGGACAAACATTCTGTTGAGTACCTACAAACAGATCAAGGACGGAGATATAAAGCGTTTTTCTGTTGGTACCGTTGACAGGGACGACGAGGGAGACACACCCAAAGAGAGAGTTAAGAGAGTCACCGTCTTCCCGAATCCATATCTTGGGATCAATACGTGGGAGATCAGCCGGTTTCAGAAATATGTCACATTCTCTCATCTCCCCAAGGTGGTTACCGTGAAGATCTTCACCCTTGCGGGCGTCCTTGTGCGGACACTAACGGAAGAGGATAAATCAAATCCTGATTCCCAGTTTCTGCGATGGGATCTCACCAATGAGAATGACCTCCCCGTTGCGAGCGGTATTTACATACTTCATGTGGATATGCC
- a CDS encoding TonB-dependent receptor, giving the protein MKRGTFQTLILLTLLVSTVYAQHGKISGSAIDRETREPLIGANVILVGTSLGAATDTEGEFMILNVSPGTYSLRATYVGYQQVTISNVKVVAGLTAFVEDIEMSPVALEGEPIQVVAERPLIEKSATNAVRILTSEDMENLPVRGAQDYFTLQPGVILQNERVHIRGSRSDEVGYLIEGASTKNIVSRDGGSLITTIPEALEEVLVQAGGYTAQFGGANAGIVQQNFRTGGQRLHTSFQMESDNFADAGEQFLNTYSYGYSDYVLTLSGPLFSRSVRFYLVGENYFIREHNPVFWSGSPQFWSDGAPVDTVYDSGLRGGTKGDMEVLNWDPGNVPGRFRNRYSVNGTLLFDLKQLQIRTAGAYTWQRRKGGEIGIYGITDYPVRNLFALERQPLNDYTEAFWNTKASYFITPKSFLELNLNIVDRRRETYDPFFGDDILAYGDSLRAAEHGWTYGGYSGLSQPYDFHGFPFQRPGYLLTGYTKDQRAYVGGSAALTAQMGRHELRAGGSTENWTVRNYFISGGRGGLPSLLGFLRLNPDSARVEDAMATMIRQQATPNIYGFDEFGNVLDKGDDGPRHPQFSSLYLQDKIEFSDLIINAGVRYDYIDMDAWALEDSTRPEYDLDEYTLLGIGKSKAHQFLSPRLGFSFPVTDRTVFHLQYGRFVQAPGLDVTYRGLAYSAYVLAAGYYFINPVGYDLKPERSTQYEVGFSHQFTDFAAFDLTAFYKDIKGQIQFDNILTATGWDISRYAAYVNQDFATTKGLEFSLRVRRINRVGAQVNYTLSDARGTNSFSRSAGGAIEGPGGEAPKIVVPQSYDQTHRGSMNVDYRFGPGDGGPILQRTGLNLLLTFNSGHRFTLAKSPGGLGQEDAAEGAILNDTDSRQRAPLEPINSSQTPWVFNLNVRIDKTVGIGGIDLNFYVYVQNLINKKNVINIYYATGNAFDDGFLSSVDGQQIVQSAGERFADLYQVINMENRQHNWRQNGFDLFGTPRQVRFGVSLEL; this is encoded by the coding sequence ATGAAAAGAGGTACTTTTCAGACTTTGATATTGTTGACGCTTCTTGTGTCGACAGTTTATGCCCAGCATGGTAAGATCAGCGGCTCGGCCATTGATCGGGAGACCCGGGAGCCATTGATCGGTGCCAATGTTATTCTTGTGGGGACGTCTTTGGGAGCCGCAACCGACACAGAGGGAGAGTTCATGATCCTCAACGTTTCTCCGGGCACATATTCCCTCAGGGCCACCTATGTTGGATATCAGCAAGTCACCATCAGCAACGTGAAGGTGGTGGCGGGACTAACAGCCTTTGTGGAAGACATCGAGATGAGCCCCGTCGCCCTTGAGGGAGAACCAATTCAGGTTGTTGCCGAGAGACCTTTGATTGAGAAAAGTGCGACCAATGCCGTTCGGATTCTCACGTCGGAGGACATGGAGAATCTACCCGTACGGGGAGCTCAGGACTATTTTACTCTTCAACCCGGGGTGATACTCCAGAACGAGCGTGTCCATATCCGCGGAAGTCGTTCCGACGAGGTGGGATACCTCATTGAAGGGGCCAGCACAAAAAATATTGTCAGCCGCGACGGTGGAAGCCTGATAACCACGATTCCCGAAGCTCTTGAAGAGGTTCTCGTTCAGGCAGGAGGATATACTGCACAATTTGGTGGCGCAAATGCTGGAATCGTTCAACAGAACTTCAGGACCGGGGGACAGCGTTTGCATACTTCCTTTCAGATGGAGTCCGATAATTTCGCTGATGCCGGAGAGCAGTTCTTGAATACATACTCCTATGGTTACTCGGATTATGTGCTGACGCTCAGCGGACCTCTTTTCAGTAGAAGTGTCCGGTTCTATCTGGTGGGGGAGAACTATTTTATTCGAGAACATAACCCTGTGTTCTGGTCCGGTTCGCCACAGTTCTGGTCGGATGGTGCTCCAGTGGATACGGTATATGACAGCGGCCTTCGCGGCGGGACTAAGGGTGATATGGAAGTCTTGAATTGGGACCCGGGTAATGTTCCTGGAAGATTCCGCAACCGGTATTCCGTCAATGGGACTCTCCTGTTTGATTTGAAGCAACTTCAGATAAGAACTGCAGGAGCCTATACGTGGCAGAGACGGAAAGGGGGGGAAATCGGTATCTATGGAATTACCGATTATCCCGTGAGAAACCTTTTCGCACTTGAAAGGCAGCCTCTCAATGACTACACTGAGGCATTTTGGAATACAAAAGCAAGTTATTTCATTACGCCCAAGAGTTTTCTTGAGCTGAACTTGAACATTGTTGATCGCCGTAGGGAAACCTATGATCCGTTCTTTGGGGACGATATTCTCGCCTACGGCGACAGTCTGAGAGCCGCGGAACATGGATGGACCTATGGAGGATATTCCGGACTATCGCAGCCTTACGACTTCCATGGATTCCCGTTCCAGCGCCCCGGTTACTTGCTCACCGGTTATACCAAGGACCAGCGGGCGTATGTGGGAGGTTCCGCCGCACTTACGGCTCAAATGGGTAGGCATGAGCTAAGAGCGGGCGGCTCCACGGAGAATTGGACGGTAAGGAATTACTTTATTAGCGGAGGGCGCGGAGGCCTGCCATCGCTGCTCGGTTTTCTTAGATTGAATCCGGATTCTGCAAGAGTTGAAGATGCCATGGCCACAATGATCAGGCAGCAGGCTACACCCAATATTTACGGATTCGATGAGTTCGGGAACGTCCTAGATAAAGGTGATGATGGTCCAAGGCACCCTCAATTCAGTTCATTGTATCTTCAGGACAAAATTGAATTCAGCGACCTGATCATTAATGCTGGTGTTCGTTATGACTATATCGATATGGATGCCTGGGCACTCGAAGATTCCACGAGGCCGGAATATGATTTGGATGAATACACACTCCTCGGGATCGGGAAAAGCAAGGCTCATCAGTTCCTGTCACCCCGGCTTGGTTTTTCCTTTCCTGTGACAGACAGGACCGTATTCCACCTGCAGTACGGAAGGTTTGTCCAGGCGCCGGGTCTGGACGTGACGTACAGGGGCCTCGCATATTCCGCCTATGTTTTGGCGGCAGGTTACTACTTCATCAATCCTGTAGGTTATGACCTGAAGCCGGAGCGGTCCACTCAATACGAGGTGGGCTTCTCCCACCAGTTCACAGATTTTGCCGCTTTTGACTTGACCGCCTTTTACAAGGATATCAAGGGACAGATTCAGTTTGACAATATCCTTACTGCCACTGGCTGGGATATCTCTCGTTATGCGGCTTACGTCAACCAGGACTTCGCGACTACAAAAGGGCTGGAATTCAGTCTGCGTGTAAGACGGATAAACCGCGTCGGAGCTCAAGTGAATTACACGCTTTCTGATGCTCGAGGAACGAACTCCTTTTCCCGCAGTGCTGGTGGAGCCATAGAGGGTCCGGGAGGGGAAGCACCCAAGATTGTGGTTCCTCAGTCTTACGACCAGACCCACAGGGGATCGATGAATGTCGATTATCGATTTGGACCAGGGGATGGTGGTCCAATCCTTCAGAGAACGGGGTTGAATCTCCTGTTGACCTTCAACAGTGGGCACCGATTTACTCTGGCCAAGAGTCCGGGTGGTTTGGGTCAGGAGGATGCCGCAGAGGGAGCTATCCTAAACGACACGGATTCGCGTCAGAGGGCCCCCCTCGAACCCATCAATTCTTCCCAGACGCCCTGGGTTTTCAACCTGAATGTGCGCATCGATAAGACTGTGGGAATCGGAGGAATAGACTTGAATTTCTACGTCTACGTCCAGAACCTGATTAACAAAAAGAATGTGATCAACATCTACTACGCCACTGGGAATGCCTTCGATGACGGATTCTTGTCCAGCGTTGACGGTCAGCAGATAGTTCAGAGTGCCGGTGAGCGATTTGCAGATCTTTATCAGGTCATCAATATGGAAAATCGACAGCATAACTGGCGTCAAAACGGATTCGATCTGTTCGGAACACCGCGTCAGGTTCGCTTCGGGGTGAGTCTGGAACTGTAA
- a CDS encoding DUF4397 domain-containing protein gives MTSSRLGIVLIVLLLVGMSCIDMDNPAMTTQDYKSEVRFVNLSRLGSATVKLADISFGSLSFGEDSEYKEIDAGSRTLTVEFPESDGSQDTEKQMVFATERKGSVFILGDTSGVSYFNAQERYIFEAPENLNPDWTNPDSAIVRIFSALSDFDEVSVNVVGNNSSFLAEGLSYGDDSNYQAIFPDNYSVSVDTNDVSVFSDSLSFAKGGRYTVAVYDTLMKIFDDD, from the coding sequence ATGACTTCAAGCAGGTTAGGTATCGTACTCATTGTCTTACTCCTGGTGGGGATGAGTTGCATCGATATGGATAATCCCGCCATGACTACGCAGGATTATAAGTCTGAGGTGAGATTTGTGAATCTTTCCCGGCTCGGATCTGCGACTGTCAAACTGGCTGATATTTCTTTTGGGAGTCTTTCGTTCGGTGAGGATAGTGAGTACAAAGAGATTGACGCTGGGTCCCGAACTCTTACCGTGGAGTTTCCGGAGAGCGATGGATCCCAGGATACGGAAAAGCAGATGGTCTTTGCAACGGAGAGGAAGGGGAGCGTCTTTATTCTTGGAGATACATCGGGGGTAAGTTACTTCAATGCGCAGGAACGGTATATATTCGAAGCCCCCGAGAACTTAAATCCCGACTGGACGAATCCTGATTCGGCCATTGTCAGGATATTCAGTGCCTTATCAGACTTTGATGAAGTATCCGTCAATGTGGTGGGCAACAATTCAAGCTTTCTTGCCGAAGGTCTCTCATATGGCGACGACTCTAATTATCAAGCGATTTTTCCTGACAACTATTCTGTTTCTGTCGATACCAATGACGTCTCGGTATTCTCAGATTCTTTGTCGTTCGCTAAAGGTGGCCGATACACGGTAGCGGTGTACGACACTTTGATGAAAATTTTCGATGATGATTAG
- a CDS encoding GWxTD domain-containing protein: MTTKPLFPFLVPFLLGAAQVTPLHVDTDVAQFRYDDEANYLELYYAIDEGQLTYVEKEGRFEGALLMLATFISPTDESVVLDRVWRIPHAVEDTSGELYRNSVMGVIGLAIPNGDYTLKMECFDENNNSRRFEVIHPVPEKSFAGDSIKLSEIELCSSRPKPSSDIESVFYKNTLEVLPNPGNVYGPGAPFIHYYMEAYNLLTSSKEGVYHTVASVSDSEGRVLMARRKTKSRVNESSVETGSINISSLPSGTYHLNFSVTDSVADVTVASVKTFHMVGEYPPRLSAGVLASEYGGMQEEDLDREFEMMEYIVSDEEAFRYESFSSSEEKRMFLFDFWRRRDPNLQTAVNEYKREFFSRVDYTNQAFRVGRKEGWKTDRGRVYLTYGPPDEYERSDSEMGMKPYEIWYYHEIQGGVMFVFADLFGFRDHLLLHSTHRNELRDDNWEIQVRE; encoded by the coding sequence ATGACCACAAAACCTCTGTTTCCCTTCCTGGTCCCTTTTCTCCTCGGGGCCGCCCAGGTCACTCCGCTGCACGTGGACACAGACGTGGCGCAGTTCCGGTACGATGATGAAGCCAATTACCTTGAACTCTACTACGCTATCGACGAAGGACAGTTGACATATGTGGAAAAAGAAGGACGATTTGAGGGGGCCCTTCTGATGCTCGCCACATTTATTTCACCGACAGATGAATCGGTGGTCTTGGACAGGGTGTGGCGGATTCCCCATGCTGTGGAAGACACGAGCGGAGAGCTGTACCGGAACAGCGTCATGGGAGTGATCGGTCTGGCGATTCCCAATGGTGACTACACACTGAAGATGGAATGTTTTGACGAGAATAATAATTCCAGACGTTTTGAAGTAATACACCCCGTTCCTGAGAAATCATTTGCAGGTGACAGCATCAAATTGAGCGAAATTGAACTATGCTCATCCCGCCCAAAACCTTCCTCAGATATAGAAAGCGTTTTTTACAAGAACACCCTTGAAGTATTGCCCAACCCCGGGAACGTCTACGGTCCGGGGGCCCCTTTCATTCACTATTACATGGAGGCATACAATCTTCTGACTTCATCGAAGGAAGGGGTTTACCACACCGTCGCTTCCGTGTCAGATTCTGAAGGTAGGGTGTTGATGGCGCGAAGAAAGACGAAGTCCAGGGTCAACGAATCGAGCGTGGAAACGGGCTCCATCAACATTTCATCCCTTCCTTCGGGTACCTACCATCTGAACTTTTCCGTAACTGATTCGGTGGCGGATGTCACCGTTGCGTCAGTCAAGACGTTTCATATGGTGGGAGAATATCCGCCGCGTCTATCCGCCGGGGTTCTGGCGTCTGAATATGGGGGAATGCAGGAAGAGGACCTGGATCGGGAGTTTGAAATGATGGAGTACATCGTGAGCGACGAGGAGGCATTTCGATACGAAAGCTTTTCGTCCTCAGAGGAGAAAAGAATGTTCCTGTTTGACTTCTGGCGAAGGCGGGACCCAAATCTCCAGACGGCCGTGAATGAGTATAAACGGGAGTTTTTTAGTCGCGTGGACTACACCAATCAGGCTTTCCGGGTAGGTAGAAAAGAGGGGTGGAAGACAGACCGGGGCCGGGTTTATCTCACATACGGTCCACCCGATGAATACGAGCGGAGCGACAGTGAAATGGGTATGAAACCTTACGAAATCTGGTATTACCACGAAATCCAGGGAGGCGTCATGTTTGTGTTTGCAGACCTCTTCGGCTTTCGCGACCATCTCTTGCTTCACTCAACCCATCGGAATGAACTCCGAGATGATAACTGGGAAATTCAGGTCCGTGAATGA